From one Triticum aestivum cultivar Chinese Spring chromosome 4B, IWGSC CS RefSeq v2.1, whole genome shotgun sequence genomic stretch:
- the LOC123093224 gene encoding uncharacterized protein: MGMQQSTANASGDGAKRALRRLPHVYSKVLELPLPVDADVRAFEGTTALHFFAACGPMGEVRARLVKIYPGVVKVVVVHSGTGDDEDGDDMELDRWRYRLPEDCCPELAMAGYVDGQLIVTVPKGRDEGGDGARKCCNGAAGEIGGKLVAVQ; this comes from the coding sequence ATGGGGATGCAACAGTCGACGGCGAATGCGTCCGGCGACGGCGCCAAGAGGGCCCTCCGCCGGCTGCCGCACGTGTACAGCAAGGTGCTCGAGCTGCCGCTCCCGGTGGACGCTGACGTCAGGGCGTTCGAGGGCACCACCGCGCTCCACTTCTTCGCGGCCTGCGGCCCCATGGGCGAGGTGAGGGCGCGCCTTGTGAAGATTTACCCCGGGGTCGtcaaggtggtggtggtgcactCTGGGACCGGAGACGACGAGGATGGCGACGACATGGAGCTTGACAGGTGGAGGTACCGGCTGCCTGAAGACTGTTGCCCGGAGCTGGCTATGGCCGGCTACGTCGACGGACAGCTTATCGTGACGGTGCCCAAGGGCCGCGACGAAGGCGGCGACGGGGCTCGGAAGTGCTGCAATGGAGCAGCAGGGGAGATTGGTGGGAAGCTCGTGGCCGTGCAATAA